A region of bacterium DNA encodes the following proteins:
- a CDS encoding isochorismatase, with protein MTSPFPALQLREDYQPRPIRFLELWQEAGWQIKLYGIAYRRPQPQAELIAAAKKLFTPHLSQPAAATHYHTGFVGVHEGRGANFAFFDFWAEENELHHHVYVSPPEECERWEYVTPTGLIACVWDLRVLSFERDAWVETVLANPAGPNLAHYLERRLNEDI; from the coding sequence GTGACCTCCCCATTCCCCGCGCTTCAACTGCGCGAGGATTATCAACCCCGGCCGATTCGCTTCCTCGAGTTGTGGCAGGAAGCCGGCTGGCAAATCAAACTCTACGGCATTGCCTATCGCCGGCCGCAACCGCAGGCGGAATTGATCGCCGCTGCGAAAAAACTCTTCACGCCTCATCTTTCCCAACCTGCGGCCGCAACGCACTACCACACCGGTTTCGTCGGCGTACACGAAGGCCGCGGCGCGAATTTCGCGTTCTTCGACTTCTGGGCCGAGGAAAATGAATTGCATCATCACGTCTATGTTTCTCCGCCCGAGGAATGCGAGCGCTGGGAGTATGTCACGCCCACGGGTTTGATCGCCTGCGTATGGGATTTGCGCGTGCTCAGCTTCGAGCGCGACGCCTGGGTGGAAACGGTTTTGGCGAACCCGGCCGGGCCGAACCTGGCGCACTACTTGGAGCGCCGCCTGAATGAAGACATCTAA
- the dusB gene encoding tRNA dihydrouridine synthase DusB, producing MQVVNPPARPPAFWVRNLPVYGEVVLAPMAGFSDLPYRMIARDFGSAMGYTEFVSVDGILQGNRKTLRMLDFHPSEYPMTFQVFGSDENKIVEACQRIEQLGPHIIDLNMGCSVAKVSGRGAGAALLCTPDKIGRIFNHLSKLLSVPVTGKIRLGWDHKSRNFLEVAKTLEDNGAALIAVHGRTKSQAYTGAADWDAIAAIKQAVRIPVIGNGDVKCVADIQRLQQHTGCDAVMIGRAAIGNPWIFARKDRHEVTFAEKAALIRRHLALMLDYYDQDYGLILFRKHVVKYVTEIQGAGKLRAALVTCTAPEDFIALLAQAEANQQELRAA from the coding sequence ATGCAAGTTGTCAATCCTCCAGCCCGGCCGCCGGCCTTTTGGGTGCGCAACCTTCCGGTCTACGGCGAGGTGGTGCTGGCGCCGATGGCAGGCTTTTCCGATTTGCCCTACCGCATGATTGCGCGCGATTTCGGCAGCGCCATGGGCTACACTGAATTCGTTTCCGTCGACGGCATTCTGCAGGGCAATCGCAAGACCCTGCGCATGCTCGATTTTCATCCCTCCGAATATCCCATGACGTTTCAGGTCTTCGGCAGCGACGAGAACAAGATCGTGGAGGCCTGCCAGCGCATCGAGCAACTCGGGCCGCATATCATCGATTTGAACATGGGCTGTTCGGTGGCCAAGGTTTCCGGCCGGGGCGCCGGCGCGGCGTTGCTGTGCACGCCGGATAAAATCGGCCGCATTTTCAATCACCTTTCCAAGCTGCTGTCCGTGCCGGTGACCGGCAAGATTCGCCTGGGCTGGGATCACAAATCGCGCAACTTTCTCGAGGTCGCCAAAACACTGGAAGACAACGGCGCGGCCTTGATTGCCGTGCACGGCCGCACCAAGTCGCAAGCGTACACCGGCGCAGCAGACTGGGATGCGATCGCGGCCATCAAACAAGCCGTGCGGATTCCGGTCATCGGCAATGGCGACGTCAAATGTGTCGCGGACATTCAGCGGCTGCAGCAGCACACCGGCTGCGACGCGGTGATGATCGGCCGCGCTGCCATCGGCAATCCCTGGATCTTTGCGCGCAAGGACCGCCACGAGGTCACCTTTGCCGAGAAAGCCGCGCTCATTCGCCGCCACCTCGCGCTAATGCTCGACTATTATGACCAGGACTACGGTTTGATTCTCTTTCGCAAACACGTGGTCAAGTACGTCACCGAAATTCAGGGCGCGGGCAAACTGCGCGCCGCCCTCGTCACCTGCACCGCCCCGGAAGATTTCATCGCCCTGCTGGCGCAGGCGGAAGCGAACCAGCAGGAACTGCGCGCGGCGTGA
- a CDS encoding serine protein kinase, which translates to MSENITPSDADSLLGIINGLHDTRTYRALNWSGSFEEYLGIVRQNPAVTRTAFQRIYDMILSHGRDEIIEFKERLIKYKFFDDPIDHGRDAVYGLERALMRIVNFFKAAASGYGTEKRVLLLHGPVGSAKSTIVRLLKKGLEHYSRTPEGALYTFSWRQHVNGKEVWERCPMHEEPLHLVPEDIRPRVLERLNAGRNTEEQVNIVGELCPFCRQTYRDLLKQHQGSWIDLIQDVRVERLILSEKDRIGIGTFQPKDEKNQDSTELTGDINYRKIAEYGTESDARAFNFDGEFNIANRGLIEFIEVLKLDVAFLYDLLGASQEHKIKPKKFAQTDIDEVIIGHTNEPEYRKLLSNEFMEALRDRTVKIDVPYITRLNDEIRIYEKDYNPQRIKGKHIAPHTIEMAGMWAVLTRLEEPRKAQLTLLQKLKLYNGKTLPGFTEDNIKELRSEAAREGMEGISPRYIQDKISNALVSEKSQSSINPFMVMNELEAGLKHHSLLTSDEQRKRYKELLAVVKEEYEDIVKNEVQRAIAADEDALKRLCGNYIDNVKAYTQRERVKNKYTGADEEPDERLMRAIEEKIDIPESRKDDFRREIMNYIGALALEGKTFNYKSNERLQKALELKLFEDQKDTIKLTTLISSVVDKETQEKIDVVKARMIKYYGYTDESATDVLNYVASIFARGDVKQR; encoded by the coding sequence ATGTCTGAAAACATCACCCCCTCGGATGCCGACAGTTTGCTGGGCATCATCAACGGGTTGCACGATACAAGAACGTACCGCGCGCTGAATTGGAGCGGCTCGTTTGAAGAGTATTTGGGCATTGTGCGGCAAAACCCGGCGGTGACGCGCACCGCGTTTCAAAGAATCTATGACATGATCCTGTCGCACGGCCGCGACGAAATCATCGAGTTCAAGGAACGCCTGATCAAGTACAAGTTCTTCGATGATCCCATCGACCACGGCCGCGATGCGGTCTACGGCCTGGAGCGCGCGCTCATGCGCATCGTGAATTTCTTCAAAGCGGCGGCGAGCGGCTACGGCACCGAGAAGCGCGTGCTGTTGCTCCACGGCCCGGTGGGCAGCGCGAAGAGCACCATCGTGCGCCTGTTGAAAAAGGGGCTCGAGCATTACTCGCGCACGCCGGAGGGCGCCTTGTACACCTTCTCCTGGCGCCAGCACGTGAACGGCAAGGAAGTGTGGGAACGCTGCCCCATGCACGAAGAACCGCTGCATCTCGTGCCGGAAGACATCCGGCCGCGCGTGCTGGAGCGCCTGAATGCCGGCCGCAACACCGAGGAGCAGGTCAATATCGTCGGCGAGTTGTGCCCGTTCTGCCGGCAAACCTATCGCGATCTGCTGAAGCAACATCAAGGCTCGTGGATTGATCTCATTCAGGACGTGCGCGTCGAACGCCTGATTCTTTCAGAAAAGGACCGTATCGGCATCGGCACCTTCCAGCCCAAGGACGAGAAGAACCAGGATTCCACCGAACTGACCGGCGACATCAACTACCGCAAGATCGCCGAGTATGGCACCGAATCGGACGCGCGCGCCTTCAATTTCGACGGCGAGTTCAACATCGCCAACCGCGGCTTGATCGAGTTCATCGAAGTGCTCAAGCTCGACGTCGCGTTCCTGTATGATCTGCTCGGCGCCTCGCAGGAGCACAAGATCAAACCGAAGAAATTCGCGCAAACCGACATCGATGAAGTCATCATCGGCCACACCAACGAGCCGGAATACCGCAAGCTGCTGTCCAACGAATTCATGGAGGCGCTGCGTGACCGCACGGTGAAGATCGATGTGCCCTACATCACCCGGCTCAACGACGAAATCAGAATCTACGAGAAGGATTACAATCCGCAGCGCATCAAGGGCAAGCACATCGCGCCGCACACCATCGAAATGGCCGGTATGTGGGCGGTGCTCACCCGGCTGGAAGAGCCGCGCAAGGCGCAACTCACGCTGCTGCAGAAACTCAAGCTCTACAACGGCAAGACGCTGCCGGGCTTCACCGAGGATAACATCAAGGAACTGCGCTCGGAAGCGGCGCGCGAAGGCATGGAAGGCATCTCGCCGCGCTACATTCAGGACAAGATCTCCAATGCCCTGGTCAGCGAAAAGAGCCAGTCCAGCATCAATCCCTTCATGGTGATGAACGAGCTGGAGGCCGGGCTGAAGCATCACTCGCTGCTCACCAGCGACGAGCAGCGCAAACGCTACAAGGAGCTGCTGGCCGTGGTGAAGGAAGAATACGAAGACATCGTGAAGAACGAAGTGCAGCGCGCGATTGCTGCGGATGAAGACGCGCTCAAACGGCTCTGCGGCAACTACATCGACAACGTGAAGGCCTACACGCAGCGCGAGCGCGTGAAGAACAAATACACCGGGGCGGATGAAGAGCCGGATGAACGCTTGATGCGCGCGATCGAAGAGAAGATCGACATTCCTGAAAGCCGCAAAGACGATTTCCGCCGCGAGATTATGAACTATATCGGCGCGCTCGCGCTCGAAGGCAAGACCTTCAACTACAAGAGCAACGAACGCCTGCAAAAAGCGCTGGAGCTCAAGCTTTTCGAAGACCAGAAGGACACCATCAAGCTGACGACGTTGATCTCCAGCGTGGTGGACAAGGAAACGCAGGAGAAGATCGACGTGGTCAAAGCGCGCATGATCAAGTACTACGGCTACACCGACGAAAGCGCGACCGATGTGCTGAATTATGTGGCGAGCATCTTCGCGCGCGGCGATGTGAAACAGCGGTAA
- a CDS encoding DUF444 family protein: MVKRIEKDRSRFRQILRGQIKKELRKYISRGELIGKQGKDIVSIPVHQINLPHFRYSGKNTGGVGQGEGDPGTPIGRGDDQSGTGQAGEAPGDHLLEVDVSLEELAQLLGEELELPNISPKGKKNIISEKDKYTGISTTGPESLRHFKRTYKQALKRQLISGSYNPESPRIIPYREDRRYRTWKTVPLPEASAVIIYMMDVSGSMGDEQKEIVRIESFWIDTWLRYQYKNLETRYIIHDAVAREVDQETFYHTRESGGTIISSAYKLAHTIVTANYPPDDWNIYMIHFSDGDNWGEIDTDECIQILEKKLLPAVNLFCYGQVESPYGSGQFIRDLDDYFDAEEKLVLSEIPDKESIYKSIKDFLGKGK, translated from the coding sequence ATGGTCAAACGCATCGAAAAAGATCGCAGCCGGTTTCGCCAAATTCTGCGCGGCCAGATCAAGAAGGAGCTGCGCAAATACATCAGCCGCGGCGAGCTGATCGGCAAGCAGGGCAAGGACATCGTCAGCATTCCGGTGCACCAGATCAACCTGCCGCACTTTCGCTATTCCGGCAAGAACACCGGCGGCGTGGGCCAGGGCGAGGGTGACCCCGGCACGCCCATCGGTCGCGGCGATGACCAGTCCGGCACCGGCCAGGCCGGCGAAGCGCCGGGCGATCATCTGCTCGAAGTCGATGTCTCGTTGGAGGAACTGGCGCAGTTGCTCGGCGAGGAGCTGGAACTGCCCAACATCTCGCCCAAGGGCAAGAAGAACATCATCAGCGAGAAGGACAAGTACACCGGCATCAGCACCACCGGCCCGGAATCGCTGCGGCATTTCAAGCGCACCTACAAACAGGCGCTCAAGCGGCAATTGATCAGCGGCTCGTACAATCCTGAAAGCCCGCGCATCATTCCCTATCGCGAAGACCGCCGCTACCGCACCTGGAAAACCGTGCCGTTGCCGGAGGCGAGCGCCGTCATCATTTACATGATGGACGTCTCCGGCTCGATGGGCGACGAGCAGAAAGAAATCGTGCGCATCGAATCGTTTTGGATCGACACCTGGCTGCGCTACCAGTACAAGAATCTTGAAACGCGCTATATCATTCACGACGCGGTCGCGCGCGAAGTCGATCAGGAAACGTTTTATCACACCCGCGAGAGCGGCGGCACCATTATTTCCTCCGCCTACAAACTCGCCCATACCATCGTGACTGCGAACTATCCGCCCGACGACTGGAACATCTACATGATCCACTTTTCCGATGGCGACAACTGGGGCGAGATCGACACCGACGAGTGCATCCAAATCCTGGAAAAGAAGCTGCTGCCGGCGGTGAATCTCTTCTGCTACGGCCAGGTGGAAAGCCCCTATGGCAGCGGCCAGTTCATTCGTGATTTGGACGATTATTTCGACGCCGAGGAAAAATTGGTGCTTTCGGAAATCCCCGACAAGGAATCGATTTACAAATCGATCAAGGACTTTTTGGGAAAGGGCAAGTAA
- a CDS encoding SpoVR family protein, whose translation MSLPSDLAAIKDEIRGYAREYGLDFYETIFEVIEYDELNEIASYGGFPTRYPHWRYGMEYEELAKSYSYGLAKIYEMVINNDPCYAYLMRCNNLVDQKLVMAHVYAHCDFFKNNLWFAKTNRKMMDEMANHATRVRRYLELYGEETVENFIDVCLSLENLIDPHLPFMGNGNGHAPVAEEEGPEEPRQIKLKSPKDYLDEFINPPAFLAAQRQKEEEESKKRFRKVPEKPQRDVLQFLIEFAPLQKWQRDVLSIIREEAYYFAPQGQTKIMNEGWASYWHSKMMTERILTDSEVIDYADHHSGTLHTSPGRLNPYKLGIELFRDIEDRWNRGKFGKEYEECDDFEVKKAWDTQLGMGRQKIFEVRKLYNDVTFIDAFLTPEFCREHRLFVYDYNDRSGYYEISDRQFQAVKQRLLFMLTNHGQPFILVEDGNYKNRGELYLIHRHEGIDLKLDEARDTMKNLYRIWTRPIHLETELEDTKTLLTYDGEQHKETEME comes from the coding sequence ATGAGCCTGCCTTCTGATCTTGCTGCCATCAAGGATGAAATCCGGGGTTACGCCCGCGAATACGGCCTGGATTTCTACGAGACCATCTTCGAAGTCATTGAGTACGACGAGCTCAATGAAATCGCCAGCTATGGCGGATTTCCCACGCGCTATCCGCACTGGCGTTACGGCATGGAATATGAAGAGCTCGCCAAGAGCTACTCCTACGGCCTGGCCAAAATCTACGAGATGGTGATCAACAACGATCCCTGCTATGCCTACCTCATGCGCTGCAACAATCTCGTCGACCAAAAGCTGGTGATGGCCCATGTGTACGCACATTGCGATTTCTTCAAGAACAACCTCTGGTTCGCCAAAACCAATCGCAAGATGATGGACGAGATGGCGAACCACGCCACGCGCGTGCGGCGCTATCTCGAGCTGTATGGCGAAGAAACGGTGGAAAATTTCATCGACGTGTGCCTGAGCCTGGAGAATTTGATCGATCCGCATTTGCCGTTCATGGGCAACGGCAACGGCCATGCGCCGGTGGCGGAAGAGGAGGGGCCGGAGGAACCCAGGCAGATCAAGCTCAAAAGCCCGAAGGACTATCTCGACGAATTCATCAATCCGCCCGCGTTCCTCGCGGCGCAGCGCCAAAAGGAGGAGGAAGAAAGCAAGAAGCGATTCCGCAAGGTGCCCGAAAAGCCGCAGCGCGACGTGCTGCAGTTCCTGATCGAATTCGCGCCGCTGCAAAAATGGCAGCGCGACGTGCTCAGCATCATCCGTGAAGAGGCCTACTATTTCGCGCCGCAGGGCCAGACCAAAATCATGAACGAAGGCTGGGCGAGCTACTGGCACTCCAAGATGATGACCGAGCGCATTCTCACGGATTCCGAAGTGATCGATTACGCCGATCATCATTCCGGTACGCTGCACACCAGCCCGGGACGGCTGAATCCCTACAAACTCGGCATCGAGCTGTTTCGCGACATCGAAGACCGCTGGAACCGCGGCAAATTCGGCAAGGAATACGAAGAATGCGATGATTTCGAAGTCAAGAAAGCCTGGGACACCCAGCTCGGCATGGGCCGGCAGAAGATTTTCGAAGTGCGCAAGCTCTACAACGACGTTACCTTCATCGACGCCTTTCTGACGCCGGAATTCTGCCGCGAACACCGGCTGTTTGTCTATGATTACAACGATCGCAGCGGCTACTATGAGATCAGCGACCGCCAGTTTCAAGCGGTCAAGCAGCGGCTGCTGTTCATGCTCACCAATCACGGCCAGCCCTTCATTCTGGTGGAAGACGGCAACTACAAGAATCGCGGCGAACTGTATCTCATCCACCGGCATGAAGGCATCGATCTCAAACTCGATGAGGCCCGCGATACCATGAAGAATCTTTACCGGATCTGGACCCGGCCGATTCACCTGGAGACCGAGCTGGAAGACACCAAGACCTTGTTGACCTACGACGGCGAGCAACACAAGGAGACGGAAATGGAATAA
- the cobO gene encoding cob(I)yrinic acid a,c-diamide adenosyltransferase, translated as MSEIKKTITVRHGLTLVYTGDGKGKTTAALGTVLRAVGYGLRVFMLQFIKGSWHYGELEGARLLAPYFTIERMGKGFYRIVDDKLPEEVHRQAAQAAAARALEILRSEEFDMVILDEINVAVMTGLLPVAKVMEIIAAKPATCHLILTGRGAPPEVIEVADLVTEMREIKHPYQKGKLAQKGVDF; from the coding sequence ATGAGCGAAATCAAAAAGACCATCACAGTGCGCCACGGCCTGACCCTGGTTTACACCGGTGACGGCAAGGGCAAGACCACTGCGGCGCTGGGCACGGTGCTGCGGGCGGTGGGCTACGGCCTGCGGGTTTTCATGCTGCAGTTCATCAAAGGCTCGTGGCATTACGGCGAACTGGAGGGCGCCCGGCTGCTCGCGCCCTATTTCACCATCGAACGCATGGGCAAGGGCTTTTACAGGATCGTCGATGACAAGCTGCCGGAGGAGGTGCATCGCCAGGCGGCGCAGGCGGCGGCGGCGCGCGCCCTCGAGATTCTCCGCAGCGAAGAGTTCGACATGGTCATCCTCGATGAAATCAATGTCGCGGTGATGACCGGCCTGCTGCCGGTTGCAAAAGTGATGGAGATCATTGCCGCCAAGCCCGCGACCTGCCATTTGATTCTCACCGGCCGCGGCGCGCCGCCGGAGGTGATCGAGGTCGCTGATCTCGTCACCGAGATGCGTGAGATCAAGCATCCGTATCAAAAAGGCAAATTGGCGCAAAAAGGCGTGGATTTTTGA
- a CDS encoding endonuclease/exonuclease/phosphatase family protein, translating to MANLDPQTTISDPARRVILKKLTLHFGGTILLLAAAFFAAVRLLTFHPAEVQPEAVTSPDSAPLLQPGQKLKILTWNVQFMAGKDYVFWHDTPGFDGPHERPTPQSLARTLAEVSRVIRAENPDLILLQEVDDGSRRTDHEDQLRRLLALLPPEYCSHVAAFYWKAAFVPHPRIWGAAGMKLATISKYKITRGVRHQLALPPNDFLTRQFSTKRAVLEARLPLAQGGELAVLNTHLDAFAAGTYTMHLQVVEIDSILAALDASGMAWVLGGDFNLLPPDEAAYHRLPESHKSYYQQHSEIAPLYQKYQVLPNWEEVTGIDYQNWFTHFPNDPAAAGPDRTIDYLIFPKPARVDMHYVRQHDPLKISDHLPVIAIMQVPNNLSNEL from the coding sequence GTGGCGAATCTTGACCCGCAAACGACAATCTCAGATCCCGCCCGGCGCGTGATACTCAAAAAGCTGACGCTACATTTCGGCGGTACAATCTTGTTGCTGGCTGCCGCGTTTTTCGCCGCGGTGCGGCTGCTCACGTTTCATCCCGCTGAGGTGCAGCCCGAAGCCGTCACCAGTCCCGACAGCGCGCCTTTGCTGCAACCCGGCCAAAAGCTCAAAATTCTGACGTGGAATGTGCAATTCATGGCGGGCAAGGACTACGTGTTCTGGCACGACACGCCCGGTTTCGACGGCCCGCATGAACGCCCCACCCCGCAAAGCCTCGCGCGCACCCTCGCCGAAGTCAGCCGCGTCATTCGCGCGGAGAATCCCGATCTCATTCTGTTGCAGGAAGTCGATGACGGCAGCCGCCGTACTGATCATGAGGATCAACTTCGCCGTTTGCTGGCTCTGCTGCCGCCGGAGTATTGCTCGCACGTGGCCGCGTTTTATTGGAAAGCAGCATTCGTGCCGCATCCGCGCATCTGGGGCGCGGCCGGCATGAAACTCGCAACGATTTCGAAATACAAGATCACCCGCGGCGTGCGCCATCAGCTCGCGTTGCCGCCGAACGATTTCCTCACGCGGCAATTCAGCACCAAGCGTGCCGTGCTCGAGGCCCGGCTGCCGCTGGCGCAGGGCGGCGAACTGGCGGTGCTGAACACGCATCTCGATGCCTTCGCGGCCGGCACCTATACAATGCACTTGCAAGTGGTGGAAATCGACAGTATCTTGGCGGCGCTCGACGCCAGCGGTATGGCTTGGGTGCTGGGCGGCGATTTCAATCTGCTGCCGCCGGACGAAGCCGCGTATCACCGCCTGCCCGAGAGCCACAAGAGTTACTATCAGCAACACTCGGAGATCGCGCCGTTGTATCAAAAATATCAAGTCTTGCCGAATTGGGAAGAGGTCACGGGGATTGATTATCAAAACTGGTTTACGCATTTTCCCAACGATCCGGCGGCTGCAGGCCCCGACCGCACGATTGATTATCTGATTTTTCCGAAGCCGGCTCGCGTGGATATGCACTACGTGCGGCAGCATGACCCGCTGAAAATTTCGGATCATCTGCCGGTTATTGCGATCATGCAAGTGCCGAATAATTTGTCGAACGAATTGTGA
- the trxB gene encoding thioredoxin-disulfide reductase: MSSSETRNVIIIGTGPSGYTAALYSARANLAPLVFAGPEPGGQLTLTTLVENFPGFPQGILGPELMENMRTQAEHFGARLLHDTVDRVNFKTHPFELFVSEKVYLAKTVIISSGASAKLMGLPAERKLLGHGVSTCATCDGAFFRNQEVIVVGGGDTAMEDANFITKFASKVYLVHRRDKLRASKIMQERTFNNPKISLIWDSVITEIHEVAKNTVTGVTLQNVKTGKTTEMPISGVFVAIGHKPNTEFLQGQVEVDEVGYIKLKTRTMTSVAGVFAAGDVVDHYYRQAITAAGMGCQAAMDVEKYLEAQGH, encoded by the coding sequence ATGTCATCCTCTGAAACACGCAATGTGATTATCATTGGTACCGGCCCGTCCGGTTACACCGCGGCGTTATACTCGGCGCGCGCGAATCTCGCGCCGCTGGTGTTTGCCGGCCCGGAGCCTGGCGGCCAGCTCACCCTCACGACGCTGGTCGAGAACTTTCCCGGCTTTCCCCAGGGAATCTTGGGGCCGGAACTGATGGAAAACATGCGCACGCAGGCCGAACATTTTGGCGCCCGCTTGCTGCACGACACCGTCGATCGCGTGAATTTCAAAACCCATCCGTTCGAGCTTTTCGTTAGCGAAAAAGTCTACCTGGCCAAAACCGTGATCATTTCTTCCGGCGCTTCGGCCAAATTGATGGGGTTGCCGGCGGAGCGCAAGCTGCTGGGACACGGCGTCTCCACCTGCGCCACCTGCGACGGCGCGTTCTTCCGCAATCAGGAAGTCATTGTGGTGGGCGGCGGCGACACCGCGATGGAAGACGCCAACTTCATCACCAAATTCGCCAGCAAGGTTTATCTCGTGCATCGCCGCGACAAGCTGCGCGCCTCGAAAATCATGCAGGAGCGGACGTTCAACAATCCCAAGATCAGCCTGATTTGGGACAGCGTGATCACCGAGATTCACGAGGTCGCGAAGAACACCGTCACCGGCGTGACGCTGCAGAACGTCAAAACCGGCAAGACCACGGAGATGCCGATCTCCGGCGTGTTCGTTGCGATCGGGCACAAGCCCAACACTGAATTCCTGCAAGGCCAGGTGGAAGTGGATGAGGTCGGTTACATCAAGCTGAAAACGCGCACCATGACGAGCGTCGCAGGCGTGTTCGCGGCCGGCGATGTGGTCGATCATTACTATCGCCAGGCCATCACCGCGGCGGGCATGGGTTGCCAGGCCGCGATGGACGTGGAGAAATATCTGGAAGCCCAAGGGCATTGA
- the htpG gene encoding molecular chaperone HtpG, whose translation MAADQPQKMQEFEYKAEMKQLLNLIVHSLYTHPEIFLRELISNASDALNKVRFRLLTDRNVLDADADLQITVTLDAKEHTFAITDTGIGMTREDLIEKIGTVASSGTLEFLQKVQEENRTLDGNLIGKFGVGFYSVFMVAEEVTIETRHANPDSQGYRWRSGGEGTFTIEEIDKPTRGTHISFKLREQAKEFSEEYTVKRIINKYSNFVDFPIFLGKEKVNTVTALWHKPKDQVREEELIEFYKFITNDFNPPLGHLQLAIEGAVTFNALVFIPETATPLWFRDPHERSLQLYSNKVFIQDDCKELLPEYLRFVKGVVDTADLPLNVSREVTQTSPAMAKIRDILTKKILAFLADWAKQEKPKFEKFYRNFGAFFKAGVNTDYANRDKIIELLRFESTKLDKGELTGLRDYLSRMQPEQKAIYYLSGESRETVEKNPKLEYFRKNEIEVLLLTDPVDVFVLPSLNEFDKQPLLSIDKADLELAPDQTGDQEALRGDLAKSLLTVFRETLGDKVEDVVESKRLVNSPVTLVAGKNGLDSQMEKMMKLMDKNYTAAKKILEVNLSHPLIKNLSRRNLSSPTDPILRKSILQLYEGALLLEGNMPSPADFVNRMNELLEEATK comes from the coding sequence ATGGCTGCCGACCAACCTCAAAAGATGCAGGAGTTCGAGTACAAGGCGGAGATGAAGCAGTTGCTCAATTTGATCGTGCATTCGCTTTATACTCATCCCGAAATCTTTTTGCGCGAATTGATCTCCAACGCTTCGGATGCGCTCAACAAGGTCAGATTTCGCCTGCTCACCGACCGCAATGTGCTGGACGCGGACGCTGATTTGCAGATCACCGTGACCCTCGATGCCAAGGAGCATACTTTTGCCATCACCGACACCGGCATCGGCATGACACGCGAGGACTTGATCGAGAAAATCGGGACGGTGGCAAGCTCGGGCACGCTGGAGTTTCTGCAGAAGGTGCAGGAAGAAAACCGCACGCTCGACGGCAACCTGATCGGCAAGTTCGGCGTCGGCTTCTACTCGGTGTTCATGGTCGCCGAGGAAGTGACGATCGAAACCCGTCATGCCAATCCCGACTCGCAGGGCTATCGCTGGCGCTCCGGCGGCGAGGGCACCTTCACCATCGAGGAAATCGACAAGCCGACCCGCGGCACGCACATCTCTTTCAAACTGCGCGAACAGGCGAAGGAATTCAGCGAAGAATACACCGTCAAGCGAATCATCAACAAGTATTCCAATTTTGTCGATTTCCCGATCTTTCTCGGCAAGGAAAAAGTCAATACCGTCACCGCGCTCTGGCACAAGCCCAAGGATCAGGTCCGCGAGGAGGAACTGATCGAGTTTTACAAATTCATCACCAATGACTTCAATCCGCCGCTCGGTCATTTGCAGTTGGCGATCGAAGGCGCAGTGACGTTCAACGCGCTGGTGTTCATCCCGGAAACGGCGACGCCGCTGTGGTTCCGCGATCCCCACGAACGCTCGCTGCAACTCTATTCCAACAAAGTCTTCATTCAAGATGATTGCAAGGAGCTGCTGCCGGAGTATCTGCGCTTCGTAAAGGGCGTGGTCGATACCGCGGACTTGCCCCTGAACGTCTCGCGCGAGGTGACGCAAACCAGCCCGGCGATGGCGAAGATCCGGGACATTCTCACCAAAAAGATTCTGGCTTTTCTCGCGGACTGGGCCAAACAGGAGAAGCCCAAATTCGAGAAGTTCTACCGCAATTTTGGCGCGTTCTTCAAAGCCGGCGTCAACACGGATTACGCCAATCGCGACAAGATCATCGAGCTGCTGCGCTTTGAATCGACCAAGCTGGACAAGGGTGAGCTGACCGGTCTGCGCGATTACCTCAGCCGCATGCAACCCGAGCAAAAGGCGATTTACTACCTCTCCGGCGAGAGCCGCGAGACGGTCGAGAAAAATCCCAAGCTCGAATACTTCCGCAAGAACGAAATCGAGGTGCTGTTGCTCACCGATCCGGTGGATGTATTCGTGCTGCCCTCGCTCAATGAATTCGACAAGCAACCGCTGCTGTCCATCGACAAGGCGGATCTGGAACTCGCGCCCGATCAGACCGGCGACCAGGAAGCCTTGCGCGGCGATTTGGCGAAATCGCTGCTCACGGTGTTTCGGGAAACGCTGGGCGACAAGGTGGAGGACGTGGTGGAGTCGAAACGGCTGGTCAACTCGCCGGTGACGCTGGTGGCGGGCAAGAACGGCCTCGACAGCCAGATGGAAAAAATGATGAAGCTGATGGACAAGAACTACACCGCTGCGAAAAAGATTCTGGAAGTCAACCTGTCCCATCCGCTCATCAAGAATCTCTCCCGCCGCAATCTCAGCAGCCCGACGGATCCGATCTTGCGCAAGAGCATCCTGCAACTGTATGAGGGCGCACTACTGCTGGAAGGCAACATGCCCTCCCCGGCTGACTTCGTGAATCGCATGAACGAGTTGCTGGAGGAAGCCACGAAGTAG